The following proteins are encoded in a genomic region of Carnobacterium alterfunditum DSM 5972:
- a CDS encoding type II toxin-antitoxin system Phd/YefM family antitoxin gives MLKMLDVKTKSITEAKKDFSKIIKDTSKTGEPTFIFNHNKPEAVILSNAVYEKLVNDYNEMENKLFYSQLNDRVTAGPGELISATEVIESNQEHNPFAALSDKDLFD, from the coding sequence ATGTTGAAAATGTTAGATGTAAAAACAAAATCGATCACAGAAGCTAAAAAAGACTTTTCAAAAATTATAAAAGACACGAGTAAAACAGGAGAACCAACCTTTATTTTTAACCATAATAAACCTGAAGCTGTTATTCTCAGTAATGCCGTGTATGAAAAATTAGTGAATGATTACAACGAAATGGAAAATAAACTATTTTATAGTCAATTAAATGATCGAGTAACAGCCGGACCAGGCGAACTTATTTCAGCTACTGAAGTGATCGAATCAAATCAAGAGCATAACCCATTTGCTGCTTTATCCGATAAGGATCTATTTGATTAA